Proteins from a genomic interval of Flammeovirgaceae bacterium SG7u.111:
- the galB gene encoding beta-galactosidase GalB: MKMLKKLVFKPLLILLATCVFHVGQAQDANFNAGWLFFNEEATGAEAADFDDSGWRKLDLPHDWAIEGPFDVKYNARAGGLPFHGTGWYRKHFKMEEAAKGKVVRMEFEGAMYDAHVWINGKLVGNRPYGYIGFEFDISKELKYDGSENVVAVRLTPKDLSSRWYPGAGIYRSVWLKIDEPVHIAQWGTYITTPTVSDKKAVVQNETTVINKSGEKVEVEVKHEYFSPAGKSVVSVSEKINIEASSSAISGVFCNIENPKRWDLETPNLYKVVTTITQGGKVVDTYESKFGIRTISYTKNGFFLNGKQVKFNGVCLHHDNGALGAAVYRRADERKLQIMKDMGVNAIRTSHNPPSRELLELCDEMGLMVQDEAFDVWEIAKVPNGYNEFYKEWAERDLKDMIIRDRNHPSIVMWSIGNEILEQRGKDGWKEAKRLNEFCKETDPTRPTSAGFNYYSAPYDNNMAQQVDIAGMNYKPASYKEVRENYPDLPVYGSETSSCTSSRGVYHLPIEKYKTHESIQVTSYDIIGPPWAYPPDVEFQFQEDNPFIMGEFIWTGFDYLGEPTPYGGKDNSTNGYWNADWPARSSYFGAVDLCGFPKDRFYLYQSQWTEKPMIHVLPHWNWEGMEGKTIPVYSYTNCDEAELFVNGKSMGKKVKGKDLTELPVSFLRYEPKTFQSKYRLSWDVPYEPGTIKVVGYKGGKAIVEKEITTAGKPAKVTLSVDRSEIDADGNDLAYVTVRIEDKNGNLCPMADNLVTFEVAGEGSLIAVDNGNAATTESFQASYRKAFSGMCLAVLKSSKEAGQIKLVAKSKGLKKAEIVVSTK, from the coding sequence ATGAAAATGTTAAAAAAACTGGTGTTTAAACCACTCCTTATCCTGCTTGCAACATGTGTATTTCATGTAGGGCAAGCTCAAGATGCCAACTTCAATGCAGGTTGGCTATTTTTTAATGAAGAAGCTACTGGAGCAGAAGCAGCCGACTTCGATGATTCTGGCTGGAGAAAGCTTGATCTCCCTCACGATTGGGCAATTGAAGGTCCTTTTGATGTAAAATACAATGCCCGTGCTGGAGGCCTACCTTTCCACGGAACAGGCTGGTACCGCAAGCACTTTAAAATGGAAGAAGCTGCCAAGGGCAAAGTGGTCAGGATGGAATTTGAAGGGGCGATGTACGATGCCCATGTGTGGATAAACGGAAAACTGGTTGGTAACCGCCCTTATGGCTACATCGGTTTTGAGTTTGATATTAGCAAAGAACTAAAATACGATGGATCTGAAAACGTAGTAGCCGTTCGGCTTACGCCTAAAGACCTTTCTTCTAGGTGGTATCCGGGAGCAGGAATTTATCGTTCAGTTTGGTTGAAAATAGACGAGCCTGTTCACATTGCTCAGTGGGGGACATATATCACCACTCCAACCGTGTCCGATAAAAAGGCAGTAGTTCAGAACGAAACTACGGTTATCAACAAAAGCGGTGAAAAAGTTGAAGTGGAAGTAAAGCATGAATACTTTTCCCCAGCTGGAAAATCAGTAGTTTCTGTAAGTGAAAAAATAAATATTGAAGCAAGTTCTTCGGCAATTTCGGGTGTGTTTTGCAACATAGAAAACCCAAAACGCTGGGATTTAGAAACGCCTAATCTTTATAAAGTAGTTACTACTATTACCCAAGGGGGAAAAGTGGTAGATACTTACGAATCAAAATTTGGAATTCGTACCATTAGCTACACCAAAAACGGTTTTTTCCTAAATGGAAAGCAAGTCAAGTTCAATGGGGTTTGTCTTCACCACGACAATGGCGCGCTGGGTGCTGCGGTGTACAGAAGAGCCGATGAGCGTAAGTTGCAAATCATGAAAGATATGGGTGTGAACGCCATTCGAACTAGCCACAACCCTCCATCAAGGGAGCTTTTGGAGCTTTGCGATGAAATGGGCTTGATGGTACAAGACGAAGCATTTGATGTGTGGGAAATTGCTAAAGTTCCAAATGGCTACAATGAGTTTTACAAGGAGTGGGCTGAAAGAGATTTAAAAGACATGATCATCCGTGACCGTAATCACCCGTCTATTGTGATGTGGAGTATTGGAAACGAGATTTTAGAACAAAGAGGAAAAGATGGTTGGAAAGAGGCAAAAAGGCTAAATGAGTTTTGTAAAGAAACTGATCCGACTCGCCCAACTTCAGCAGGATTTAATTATTACTCTGCACCATACGACAACAACATGGCCCAGCAAGTAGATATTGCTGGAATGAATTACAAGCCAGCCTCTTATAAAGAGGTGAGGGAGAATTACCCTGATTTACCTGTGTATGGTTCTGAAACATCGAGCTGCACGAGTAGCCGCGGCGTGTATCATTTGCCAATCGAAAAATACAAGACCCACGAGTCTATTCAGGTAACAAGTTATGATATTATAGGTCCACCTTGGGCATACCCTCCCGATGTTGAATTCCAATTCCAAGAAGACAACCCTTTCATTATGGGCGAGTTTATTTGGACTGGTTTTGATTACCTAGGCGAGCCGACTCCTTATGGCGGAAAAGACAATTCGACCAATGGTTATTGGAACGCCGACTGGCCTGCCAGAAGTTCGTATTTCGGTGCTGTGGATTTGTGCGGTTTCCCTAAAGATAGATTTTACCTTTACCAAAGCCAGTGGACGGAAAAGCCGATGATCCATGTGCTTCCGCATTGGAATTGGGAAGGAATGGAAGGAAAAACTATTCCTGTTTATTCGTACACCAACTGCGATGAAGCAGAGCTTTTTGTCAATGGAAAATCGATGGGCAAAAAAGTAAAGGGAAAAGATTTGACCGAATTGCCCGTAAGCTTTTTGAGGTATGAGCCTAAAACGTTCCAATCGAAATATCGCCTTTCTTGGGATGTGCCTTACGAGCCAGGCACTATCAAGGTAGTGGGTTATAAAGGTGGAAAAGCGATAGTGGAAAAAGAGATAACTACGGCCGGGAAACCTGCGAAAGTTACTCTTTCGGTAGATAGGTCCGAGATAGATGCTGATGGAAATGACTTGGCGTATGTAACGGTTAGGATTGAAGATAAAAACGGGAACCTTTGCCCAATGGCCGATAACTTGGTGACTTTCGAAGTAGCTGGAGAAGGTTCGCTTATAGCGGTTGATAATGGAAATGCAGCGACTACAGAGTCGTTCCAAGCGAGTTATAGAAAAGCATTCAGCGGCATGTGCCTAGCAGTTTTGAAATCGTCGAAAGAGGCAGGGCAAATAAAGTTGGTAGCCAAATCGAAAGGTTTGAAAAAAGCGGAAATTGTAGTTTCTACTAAGTAG